In the genome of Candidatus Latescibacterota bacterium, one region contains:
- a CDS encoding alpha/beta fold hydrolase, which produces MSNQLENINQAIWELKQMIEAEPERRSLRRDLLRFFFESRQHIEKRGGIPEEDRSFLMLQERESISCVLLHGAGGTPAEMQPFAEHLFSQGYSVYGVRLPLDPKTADTGFGEYIRSRFPGEKGKQTVQKIRSSNSWSECLSHSQIVLETVLGYSPTAYLIGFSFGATLALELALRYPLKGTVLISPALVPASNRRYMLFKFWKKIFPSLVKNMAPVRSTMLEFIDNVRTGLKEVPEPMLVIQSADDPVISARGFQILRRVSTHPGSRFVLLENGGHVIIKGDRSPKVFDICSSFIRDI; this is translated from the coding sequence GTGAGCAACCAGCTTGAAAATATCAACCAGGCCATCTGGGAACTGAAACAGATGATCGAGGCGGAACCTGAGCGTCGGAGTCTTCGCAGGGATCTTCTGAGGTTCTTTTTCGAAAGTAGACAGCATATAGAGAAGAGGGGCGGGATCCCTGAAGAGGACAGAAGCTTTTTGATGCTTCAGGAGCGCGAATCGATCAGTTGTGTGCTTCTTCATGGCGCGGGAGGAACACCAGCCGAGATGCAGCCTTTCGCCGAACACCTTTTCAGCCAGGGATACTCTGTATATGGTGTCAGGCTTCCCCTCGACCCTAAAACAGCTGATACTGGATTCGGCGAATACATCAGATCGAGATTCCCTGGTGAAAAGGGGAAGCAGACGGTTCAGAAAATCCGGTCATCCAACAGTTGGAGCGAGTGTCTTTCTCATTCCCAGATAGTTCTGGAGACCGTCCTCGGTTATTCCCCGACGGCGTACCTGATCGGTTTTAGTTTTGGGGCGACGCTCGCGCTGGAGCTGGCATTGAGGTATCCCCTTAAGGGGACAGTACTGATTTCGCCGGCACTTGTACCGGCTTCGAACAGGCGGTATATGCTCTTCAAGTTCTGGAAAAAGATATTTCCCTCTCTCGTGAAGAACATGGCTCCCGTTCGCAGCACCATGCTCGAGTTTATCGACAATGTCCGGACTGGCCTGAAAGAAGTTCCCGAGCCGATGCTGGTCATCCAGTCGGCAGACGATCCTGTCATCAGCGCGAGAGGATTCCAGATACTCCGCCGTGTCAGTACTCATCCGGGTTCGAGGTTCGTCCTGCTCGAGAACGGCGGGCATGTCATCATAAAGGGAGACCGCTCTCCGAAGGTATTCGATATCTGCAGTTCATTTATCAGGGATATCTAG
- a CDS encoding 4Fe-4S binding protein, which translates to MSKSQQDNGFPGNPSQNMQKISSETSHLGLALLSSAVLDDVEGLDLHESVRDEIDTLKYAVVVGMRLSGPVLRTVKTAPTLTYYYHYKTINFALDQAALYIAGICQRMGGRVFPVPASQILDWDRFKAHLSHREIACRAGMGWKGRNNLIVNPEYGSQVRYVTVLTDLPLPDGSEGVEPMDCGSCKRCISACPVGAIHVDPDDFELDRCTAQLRRFAKDEQLNTLICGLCVKVCEGSGALQNRETKGEQPA; encoded by the coding sequence ATGAGTAAATCGCAACAGGACAACGGGTTCCCAGGCAATCCTTCTCAAAATATGCAAAAGATATCCAGCGAGACCTCTCATCTCGGGCTGGCCCTTCTGTCGAGCGCCGTACTGGATGATGTCGAAGGCCTCGACCTTCACGAGTCGGTGAGAGATGAGATCGACACACTGAAGTACGCTGTTGTCGTGGGCATGCGACTTTCCGGCCCTGTACTGAGAACAGTGAAAACGGCTCCGACATTGACATATTACTATCATTACAAGACTATCAATTTTGCGCTGGATCAGGCTGCTCTGTATATCGCCGGTATTTGTCAGCGGATGGGGGGCAGAGTGTTTCCTGTGCCAGCGAGCCAGATCCTGGACTGGGATCGGTTCAAAGCACATCTCTCTCATAGAGAGATCGCGTGCAGGGCCGGGATGGGATGGAAGGGACGTAACAACCTGATCGTCAATCCTGAATACGGATCACAGGTCAGGTATGTCACTGTGCTGACAGACCTTCCCCTTCCTGACGGTAGCGAGGGAGTCGAGCCGATGGATTGCGGATCGTGCAAGAGATGCATCTCAGCCTGTCCGGTAGGGGCGATCCATGTGGACCCGGACGATTTTGAACTGGACAGGTGCACGGCACAATTAAGAAGATTTGCTAAAGATGAACAACTCAATACTCTTATTTGCGGGTTATGCGTTAAAGTATGCGAAGGCAGTGGGGCTTTGCAAAACAGGGAGACCAAAGGTGAGCAACCAGCTTGA
- the guaB gene encoding IMP dehydrogenase: protein MKAGKILKEGLTFDDVLLSPAKSRIHPNDADLRTRLTRKIKLNIPVVSAAMDTVTEADLAIALAREGGIGIIHKNFSIEEQADQVERVKRSESGMITNPVTISGDRLVSEAIALMNERKISGLPVVKKNNVVVGILTNRDLRFIGRVDIKVSEVMTRDPITASQGIRMDEAMRILHENRIEKLPVVDKKKCLKGLITVKDIQKKLDFPNACKDLEGRLRVGAAVGVGAGTMERVKALIDAAVDVIVVDTAHGHSQAVLDIVGKIKKKYKNIQLIAGNIATAAAARDLIKLGIDAIKVGIGPGAICTTRVVAGIGVPQITAIMDCAAVAAKAGIPLIADGGIKYSGDVTKAIAAGADSVMIGSMFAGTEESPGEIIYHQGKSFKIYRGMGSIGAMKRGSSDRYFQEGVEEESKFVAEGIEGRVSYKGSLSSNIYQLMGGLRSGMGYCGVKNIEGLKVRSRFIRITQAGLRESHPHDIVITKEAPNYRTS from the coding sequence TTGAAAGCAGGAAAAATACTTAAAGAAGGCCTTACCTTCGACGACGTTCTCCTTTCCCCGGCGAAGTCCAGGATCCATCCGAACGATGCGGATCTGAGGACGAGACTGACACGTAAGATCAAGTTGAATATTCCGGTAGTATCAGCGGCTATGGATACCGTCACTGAGGCCGACCTTGCTATAGCTCTCGCCCGCGAGGGCGGGATAGGGATCATTCACAAAAATTTTTCCATAGAGGAACAGGCCGACCAGGTAGAGAGGGTGAAGAGGAGCGAGAGCGGTATGATCACCAATCCGGTGACCATATCCGGGGACCGTCTGGTCAGTGAGGCGATCGCTCTGATGAACGAACGGAAGATCTCCGGACTGCCGGTCGTAAAGAAGAACAATGTGGTCGTTGGAATCCTGACGAACAGGGACCTGAGGTTTATCGGCCGGGTCGACATCAAGGTCAGCGAGGTCATGACCAGGGATCCGATTACCGCGTCGCAGGGGATCAGGATGGATGAGGCGATGCGGATCCTCCATGAAAACAGGATCGAAAAACTTCCCGTGGTCGATAAGAAGAAATGTCTCAAGGGACTGATCACGGTCAAGGATATTCAGAAGAAACTCGATTTTCCCAACGCCTGCAAGGATTTGGAAGGTAGATTGAGGGTAGGCGCTGCTGTGGGAGTAGGGGCCGGTACGATGGAGAGAGTGAAGGCTCTGATCGACGCGGCAGTAGACGTGATCGTGGTCGATACGGCTCACGGTCATTCTCAGGCGGTACTGGACATTGTCGGGAAGATCAAGAAAAAATATAAGAACATTCAACTGATAGCCGGGAATATTGCCACAGCTGCCGCGGCAAGGGATCTTATCAAGCTGGGCATCGATGCCATCAAGGTGGGTATCGGTCCAGGTGCCATCTGTACGACCAGAGTCGTGGCCGGTATCGGCGTTCCGCAGATCACCGCGATCATGGATTGCGCGGCAGTAGCCGCGAAGGCAGGTATTCCCCTGATCGCAGACGGGGGAATCAAGTATTCAGGAGACGTCACAAAGGCCATAGCCGCAGGCGCCGACAGTGTAATGATCGGATCGATGTTCGCCGGCACCGAAGAGAGTCCGGGAGAGATAATCTATCATCAGGGAAAGAGCTTCAAGATCTACAGGGGTATGGGTTCGATCGGTGCGATGAAGAGGGGTAGCAGCGACAGGTATTTTCAGGAAGGTGTCGAAGAGGAAAGCAAATTCGTCGCCGAGGGTATAGAAGGCAGAGTATCCTACAAGGGAAGCCTTTCGAGTAACATATATCAGCTCATGGGCGGACTGAGGTCCGGCATGGGGTATTGCGGAGTGAAGAACATCGAAGGCCTGAAAGTGAGATCCAGATTTATCAGGATCACACAGGCGGGCTTGAGGGAGAGCCATCCCCACGATATCGTGATCACAAAGGAAGCGCCCAATTACAGGACAAGCTGA